A portion of the Halogeometricum sp. S1BR25-6 genome contains these proteins:
- a CDS encoding ABC transporter ATP-binding protein, protein MSSAITIRDLRKSYGDVQALDGVDLDVPEGSFFGLLGPNGAGKTTFINVLVGLVRKSGGRAEVFGYDVEDDYREARDSIGLAPQEFNVDRFFPIREVLQHKAGYHGVSEEEAAERADEVLKRVGIYDKRDTRFDWLSGGMKRRFVLARALITDPDLLILDEPTAGVDVQLRRELWETITELNDSGTTILLTTHYIEEAERLCDEVAILDSGRVVEVASPEDLMNRGTDDVVVTLRNAPTAVPDFAAENDRVEAVELDGARLVVTAHEGGLVAPELVRRLDSAGHEIVDLEISRTSLEEVFVEMTRTDEDRATAEAKQ, encoded by the coding sequence ATGTCTTCTGCGATCACGATACGCGACTTACGGAAGTCCTACGGCGACGTGCAGGCACTCGACGGCGTCGACCTCGACGTCCCCGAGGGGTCGTTCTTCGGCCTCCTCGGCCCGAACGGCGCGGGAAAGACGACGTTCATCAACGTCCTCGTCGGCCTTGTTCGAAAGTCGGGCGGCCGCGCGGAGGTGTTCGGCTACGACGTGGAGGACGACTACCGCGAGGCCAGAGACAGCATCGGCCTCGCGCCCCAGGAGTTCAACGTCGACCGCTTCTTCCCCATCCGCGAGGTGCTTCAGCACAAGGCGGGCTACCACGGCGTCTCGGAGGAAGAGGCCGCCGAACGCGCCGACGAGGTGCTCAAGCGCGTCGGCATCTACGACAAGCGCGACACCCGGTTCGACTGGCTCTCCGGCGGGATGAAACGCCGGTTCGTCCTCGCGCGCGCCCTCATCACGGACCCGGACCTCCTCATCCTCGACGAACCCACCGCCGGCGTCGACGTGCAACTCCGCCGCGAACTGTGGGAGACCATCACCGAACTGAACGACTCGGGGACGACCATCCTCCTGACGACCCACTACATCGAGGAGGCCGAACGCCTTTGCGACGAGGTGGCCATCCTCGACTCCGGCCGGGTGGTTGAGGTGGCGAGTCCCGAGGACCTGATGAACCGCGGCACCGACGACGTGGTCGTCACCCTGCGGAACGCGCCCACCGCAGTCCCCGACTTCGCCGCCGAGAACGACCGGGTCGAAGCGGTCGAACTCGACGGGGCGCGCCTCGTCGTCACCGCCCACGAGGGCGGCCTCGTCGCCCCCGAACTCGTCCGCCGCCTCGATAGCGCGGGCCACGAGATAGTCGACCTCGAAATCTCGCGCACCTCGCTCGAAGAGGTGTTCGTCGAGATGACGAGAACCGACGAGGACCGCGCGACGGCGGAGGCGAAGCAATGA